A region from the Methylovorus glucosotrophus genome encodes:
- a CDS encoding DUF4149 domain-containing protein: MGAWSDKLALLVITLWVGALWAVGYLVAPTLFSALSDRQLAGSLAGKMFTLVAYIGVGSAFYLLIHRLANFGTTALKQGFFWAVVVMLILTLFGHFGIQPLIAQLKAQAMPADVMHSIFASRFKAWHGIASIAYLIESLLGLVLVLKARE, translated from the coding sequence ATGGGTGCCTGGTCAGACAAGCTTGCATTACTGGTGATTACCCTGTGGGTAGGCGCCTTATGGGCAGTTGGCTATCTGGTAGCCCCCACGCTATTCAGCGCCTTATCTGATCGTCAGCTGGCAGGTAGCCTTGCCGGCAAAATGTTCACGCTGGTGGCTTACATCGGGGTGGGCAGTGCGTTTTATCTGTTGATTCACCGCCTGGCGAATTTTGGTACCACTGCGCTCAAGCAAGGTTTTTTCTGGGCGGTGGTTGTGATGCTGATACTGACCCTGTTCGGCCACTTTGGTATCCAGCCGCTGATTGCCCAATTGAAGGCGCAAGCCATGCCGGCAGATGTCATGCACAGCATTTTTGCCAGTCGTTTCAAAGCATGGCACGGCATTGCCAGTATTGCTTACCTGA